From the Paramagnetospirillum magnetotacticum MS-1 genome, one window contains:
- a CDS encoding flagellar basal body rod protein FlgB: MLDQLTIFKMARARMDWAAQRQEVLAGNVANANTPRYLPRDVRKFDFKEMLAEVQAPPLATTHSQHIAGPASNPLAVETTRKPFESTPNGNGVVLEEQMAKISDTKGAHNMAADIYQKNLKMMRLALGRTGV, from the coding sequence ATGCTCGACCAGCTCACGATCTTCAAGATGGCGCGGGCGCGCATGGACTGGGCCGCCCAACGACAAGAGGTGCTGGCCGGGAATGTGGCCAACGCCAACACCCCACGCTATCTGCCAAGGGACGTCAGGAAATTTGACTTCAAGGAAATGCTGGCCGAGGTTCAGGCACCGCCGCTCGCCACCACCCATTCCCAGCATATCGCCGGTCCAGCCAGTAATCCCCTTGCCGTAGAAACCACGCGCAAGCCTTTCGAGAGCACCCCGAACGGCAACGGTGTGGTGCTGGAGGAGCAGATGGCGAAGATCAGCGACACCAAGGGCGCCCACAACATGGCCGCCGACATCTACCAGAAGAACCTGAAGATGATGCGCCTTGCGCTCGGTCGCACCGGCGTTTGA
- the flgC gene encoding flagellar basal body rod protein FlgC: protein MDPLMNSSKIAKSGLKVQSQRLRVISENLANADSLAQTPEGLPYQRKTVTFKNELDREMGTKLVKVDKVRPDNAEFQRRYDPKHPAADRDGYVLAPNVNPLIEMMDMREAQRSYEANLQVIQTSRTMMDRTMDLLK from the coding sequence ATGGACCCCTTGATGAACAGTTCGAAGATCGCTAAATCCGGCCTGAAGGTACAGTCGCAGCGGCTGCGGGTGATTTCCGAGAACCTCGCCAACGCAGATTCCCTGGCCCAGACTCCCGAGGGGCTGCCCTACCAGCGCAAGACGGTAACCTTCAAGAACGAACTCGACCGCGAGATGGGAACCAAACTGGTCAAGGTGGACAAGGTCCGCCCCGATAACGCCGAATTCCAGCGGCGCTATGATCCCAAGCACCCGGCCGCCGACCGCGACGGCTATGTGCTGGCCCCCAACGTCAACCCGCTGATCGAGATGATGGACATGCGCGAGGCCCAGCGCAGCTACGAGGCCAATCTCCAGGTGATCCAGACCTCCCGGACGATGATGGACCGGACGATGGACCTGCTCAAATAG
- a CDS encoding class I SAM-dependent methyltransferase translates to MAQADVIDLIFTGLAAPNADETYVRHAAVINRNDGRMSILNPEDLSRGCIHFQDQYRKLNFGAAQKILALIEQTVQVEKVALKIREAIYPRLLVAVGAPQGTSIPDLIWQLYAIYAKSTPAEMMTLAAQTGEIFDTGWKNLAADEDDLSADTLKSFYDSLAFPVGCTFRKLISDNLQLALQALPFWAVTHIKPKAAFDFGGNSGLMTTLMATTGTGRCLLVDFSSKMLDFARWKDRRMGVTNVECLELDVAMSSLPHPFKESFDFGVCTEVMEHIFDVEKAVAAMAALLKKDGLLFFSASFGHYPYPSHLRRNVVFAGKEDDLLRRHGLQPVDASFPFPMAPNQKLYKKVVSSTSTHRR, encoded by the coding sequence GTGGCGCAAGCGGATGTCATTGACCTGATCTTTACGGGCTTGGCCGCCCCAAATGCTGATGAAACCTATGTACGTCATGCGGCGGTAATCAACCGCAATGACGGTAGGATGTCGATCCTCAACCCGGAAGACCTGTCCCGAGGGTGCATTCACTTTCAGGACCAATATCGGAAGCTGAATTTTGGTGCCGCGCAGAAAATTCTGGCGCTGATCGAGCAGACGGTCCAGGTGGAGAAGGTCGCCCTCAAGATCCGCGAGGCGATTTATCCCAGACTGCTCGTCGCGGTTGGAGCGCCGCAGGGGACATCCATTCCTGATCTGATCTGGCAGCTCTACGCCATCTACGCCAAATCGACTCCGGCCGAGATGATGACGCTGGCTGCCCAGACCGGCGAAATTTTCGACACCGGCTGGAAGAATCTGGCGGCCGATGAGGACGATCTTTCGGCGGATACCCTGAAGAGTTTCTATGACAGCCTGGCTTTCCCGGTGGGCTGCACCTTCCGAAAATTGATCTCGGATAATCTGCAACTGGCCCTCCAGGCCCTACCGTTCTGGGCGGTCACCCACATCAAACCGAAGGCGGCTTTCGACTTTGGCGGCAATTCCGGTCTGATGACCACCCTGATGGCCACCACCGGCACGGGGCGCTGCCTGCTGGTTGATTTCTCCAGCAAGATGCTGGACTTCGCCCGCTGGAAGGACCGGCGTATGGGCGTCACCAACGTCGAGTGCCTGGAACTCGACGTGGCCATGTCCAGTCTTCCCCATCCCTTTAAGGAAAGCTTCGACTTCGGCGTCTGTACCGAGGTGATGGAGCACATTTTCGACGTCGAGAAGGCGGTGGCGGCCATGGCGGCCCTGCTGAAGAAGGATGGGCTGCTGTTCTTCTCCGCCTCGTTCGGTCATTACCCCTATCCGTCCCACCTTCGTCGCAACGTGGTGTTCGCCGGCAAGGAGGACGATCTTCTGCGCCGCCATGGGCTCCAACCGGTTGACGCCTCCTTCCCGTTCCCCATGGCACCCAACCAGAAGCTCTACAAGAAGGTCGTCAGTTCGACCAGCACACATCGGCGGTGA